A single region of the Streptomyces sp. NBC_01262 genome encodes:
- a CDS encoding M48 family metalloprotease, whose translation MTSTDGGTAVADFTPEQIARARALRRAQLPAVLGGRVAGLALVLALGLTPGGARLTALFGDSWALRILGGGLLLVLLNTLLSLPFAARVRVVRVRFGLVTQGWAGWAADVLRGLLVSVPLLLAALYAVYALAGAARWWWAWSALGAALAAVVLSWLAPVLLEPLFNRFTPMEPGPLRDRLLALADRDGIPVRHVLVADASRRTTALNAYVSGFGRTRRIVAYDTLLSTAEPREVELVVAHELGHVKHRDVLHGTVLGALGGAVGVCLLAAVVQWQPLLDAAGVGDFADPRSMWLLAAVAAVGSAAAGPFGCALSRRIERRADVHALELTADPAHFIAMQRRLTVANIGDPSPPRLLHLLFGTHPTPAERIAAAREAAVTARP comes from the coding sequence ATGACGTCCACGGACGGCGGTACGGCTGTCGCCGACTTCACCCCCGAGCAGATCGCCCGGGCCCGGGCCCTGCGGCGGGCCCAGCTGCCCGCCGTCCTGGGCGGCCGGGTGGCGGGGCTCGCGCTGGTCCTGGCACTGGGCCTCACCCCCGGGGGAGCCCGCCTGACGGCCCTGTTCGGGGACAGCTGGGCACTGCGGATCCTGGGCGGCGGGCTGCTCCTCGTCCTGCTGAACACGCTGCTGTCGCTGCCCTTCGCCGCGCGCGTGCGGGTCGTCCGCGTCCGCTTCGGCCTGGTCACCCAGGGCTGGGCCGGCTGGGCCGCCGATGTGCTGCGGGGACTGCTCGTCTCCGTACCGCTGCTCCTGGCCGCCCTGTACGCCGTCTACGCCCTCGCCGGCGCCGCCCGCTGGTGGTGGGCCTGGTCCGCCCTCGGCGCGGCCCTGGCCGCCGTCGTGCTCTCCTGGCTCGCCCCCGTGCTCCTCGAACCTCTCTTCAACCGCTTCACGCCCATGGAGCCCGGTCCGCTGCGCGACCGCCTGCTCGCCCTCGCCGACCGCGACGGCATCCCCGTACGCCATGTGCTGGTCGCCGACGCCTCCCGGCGCACGACCGCCCTCAACGCCTACGTATCCGGCTTCGGCCGCACCCGCCGGATCGTCGCCTACGACACCCTGCTCTCGACGGCGGAGCCGCGCGAGGTCGAGCTGGTCGTCGCCCACGAGCTCGGGCACGTCAAGCACCGCGACGTCCTGCACGGCACCGTGCTGGGCGCACTCGGCGGCGCGGTCGGGGTGTGCCTGCTCGCGGCGGTCGTGCAGTGGCAGCCGCTCCTGGACGCCGCCGGTGTCGGCGACTTCGCAGACCCCCGCTCGATGTGGCTGCTGGCGGCCGTGGCGGCGGTCGGCTCGGCGGCGGCCGGTCCCTTCGGCTGCGCGCTGAGCCGCCGTATCGAGCGCCGCGCGGATGTGCACGCGCTCGAACTCACCGCCGACCCCGCCCACTTCATCGCGATGCAGCGCCGCCTCACCGTCGCCAACATCGGCGACCCCTCGCCCCCGCGCCTGCTGCACCTGCTCTTCGGCACGCATCCGACCCCCGCCGAGCGCATCGCGGCGGCCCGGGAAGCAGCTGTCACGGCCCGCCCGTGA
- a CDS encoding glycosyltransferase family 87 protein, whose protein sequence is MAGTAGRLIPIGVWAATRVFLLLLVFKVLSISPLDVTTDVSSIYHGWYQVLTTGSFPSSDVTWQYPPAAALAILSPALLPFLSYTTAFFWLCFAADAVTFALLLRAGRREDGSGAQGAWVWIAGVALLGPTAYARYDLMVTGVAVASMLSLARARRPQVAGFLAGLGAMLKVWPLLLLLGTAPGRVTRRVWGAAVASIAAIALGFWIFMPGAFAFLGFQSSRGTEVESLGSLVFHIARHHGWQGQVLLNYGSVEFLGPYVDLVSSIALGLTGAAFGWLLLWRLMARTFTVATPLDAAFTAVLLFVITSRVISPQYTVWLVGMAAACMTLRASVMAVPAVLVLIATGITMYEFPVHFADVVNSTDLGITLLVVRNGLLVAAALIACRRLWVAYARAVPAQEETAEEESGSSEPESERLLTW, encoded by the coding sequence ATGGCAGGCACAGCCGGCAGGCTGATCCCGATCGGGGTCTGGGCGGCCACCCGGGTCTTCCTGTTGCTGTTGGTGTTCAAGGTGCTCAGCATCTCGCCGCTCGACGTGACCACCGACGTCTCCTCGATCTACCACGGCTGGTACCAGGTCCTGACGACCGGCAGTTTCCCCTCCAGCGACGTCACCTGGCAGTACCCGCCCGCCGCGGCCCTGGCCATCCTCTCCCCCGCGCTGCTGCCCTTCCTCTCCTACACCACGGCCTTCTTCTGGCTCTGCTTCGCCGCGGACGCCGTGACCTTCGCCCTCCTGCTCCGGGCCGGGCGCCGCGAAGACGGCTCCGGCGCCCAGGGCGCCTGGGTCTGGATCGCCGGTGTCGCCCTGCTCGGCCCCACGGCCTACGCCCGCTACGACCTCATGGTCACCGGCGTCGCCGTGGCCTCCATGCTCTCGCTGGCCCGGGCGCGGCGCCCGCAGGTCGCCGGCTTCCTCGCGGGCCTGGGCGCGATGCTGAAGGTCTGGCCGCTGCTGCTGCTCCTCGGCACCGCACCCGGCCGCGTCACCCGGCGCGTCTGGGGCGCCGCCGTCGCCTCCATCGCCGCCATCGCGCTGGGCTTCTGGATCTTCATGCCCGGCGCCTTCGCCTTCCTGGGCTTCCAGAGCAGCCGCGGCACGGAGGTCGAGTCCCTCGGCTCCCTGGTCTTCCACATCGCCCGCCACCACGGCTGGCAGGGCCAGGTCCTGCTCAACTACGGCTCCGTGGAGTTCCTCGGCCCGTACGTCGACCTCGTCAGCAGCATCGCCCTCGGCCTGACCGGGGCCGCCTTCGGCTGGCTGCTGCTCTGGCGGCTCATGGCCCGTACCTTCACCGTCGCGACGCCGCTGGACGCGGCGTTCACCGCCGTCCTTCTCTTTGTCATCACCAGCCGGGTCATCAGCCCCCAGTACACGGTCTGGCTGGTCGGCATGGCCGCCGCGTGCATGACCCTGAGGGCCAGCGTCATGGCGGTGCCGGCCGTCCTCGTCCTGATCGCGACCGGCATCACGATGTACGAGTTCCCCGTCCACTTCGCGGATGTGGTGAACAGCACGGATCTCGGTATCACGCTGCTCGTCGTACGCAACGGCCTGCTGGTCGCCGCCGCGCTCATCGCCTGCCGCCGCCTGTGGGTGGCGTACGCGCGCGCCGTACCCGCCCAGGAGGAGACGGCGGAGGAGGAATCCGGCAGTTCGGAGCCGGAGAGCGAGCGACTGCTCACCTGGTGA
- a CDS encoding glycosyltransferase family 4 protein produces MDKTLIVTNDFPPRPGGIQAFVHSMAVRMDPGQVVVYASTWKDGSEVAAFDAEQPFPVVRDRTSMLLPTPRVTRRAAELLREHGCGSVLFGAAAPLALMAPALRKAGARRLVGMTHGHEAAWAQLPASRQLLRRIGEGTDTITYLGEYTRSRIAAALTPAAAGRMVQLPPGVDEKTFHPASGGDAVRARLGLTDRPVVVCVSRLVPRKGQDTLILALPRILREVPDAVLLIVGGGPYADELKQLAVRTGVDASVRFTGPVPWAELPAHYGAGDVFAMPCRTRRRGLDVEGLGIVYLEASATGLPVVAGDSGGAPDAVLEGETGWVVRGGSPEQAADRIVALLGDPGLRRRMGERGRQWVEEAWRWDLLAERLKTLL; encoded by the coding sequence ATGGACAAGACGCTGATCGTGACCAACGACTTCCCGCCCCGCCCCGGCGGCATCCAGGCCTTCGTGCACAGCATGGCGGTGCGCATGGACCCCGGCCAGGTCGTCGTATACGCCTCGACGTGGAAGGACGGCTCCGAAGTCGCCGCGTTCGACGCCGAGCAGCCCTTCCCGGTGGTGCGGGACCGCACCTCGATGCTGCTGCCGACTCCGAGGGTGACCCGGCGGGCGGCGGAGCTGCTGCGCGAACACGGCTGCGGCTCGGTGCTGTTCGGGGCCGCCGCCCCGCTCGCCCTGATGGCGCCCGCGCTGCGCAAGGCCGGGGCCAGGCGGCTGGTCGGCATGACGCACGGGCACGAGGCGGCATGGGCGCAGCTCCCGGCCAGCCGGCAACTGCTGCGCCGTATCGGCGAGGGCACGGACACGATCACCTATCTCGGCGAGTACACCCGCTCCCGCATCGCCGCCGCCCTCACCCCGGCCGCCGCCGGCCGGATGGTCCAGCTGCCGCCCGGCGTCGACGAGAAGACCTTCCACCCCGCCTCGGGCGGCGACGCGGTCCGCGCCCGCCTGGGGCTCACCGACCGCCCGGTGGTCGTCTGCGTATCGCGCCTGGTGCCGCGCAAGGGCCAGGACACGCTGATCCTGGCCCTGCCCCGGATCCTGCGCGAGGTGCCGGACGCCGTCCTGCTGATCGTCGGCGGCGGCCCCTACGCGGACGAGCTGAAGCAGCTCGCCGTACGCACCGGGGTCGACGCCTCCGTACGCTTCACCGGCCCCGTGCCCTGGGCCGAACTGCCCGCGCACTACGGCGCCGGCGACGTCTTCGCCATGCCCTGCCGGACCCGCCGCCGCGGGCTGGACGTCGAAGGCCTCGGCATCGTCTACCTGGAGGCCTCTGCGACTGGGCTGCCCGTCGTGGCCGGGGACTCCGGCGGCGCCCCGGACGCGGTCCTGGAGGGCGAGACCGGCTGGGTGGTCCGGGGCGGCTCGCCCGAGCAGGCGGCCGACCGGATCGTGGCCCTGCTGGGCGACCCGGGGCTGCGGCGCCGCATGGGCGAGCGCGGACGGCAGTGGGTCGAGGAGGCCTGGCGCTGGGACCTGCTGGCGGAGCGGCTGAAGACGCTGCTTTAG
- a CDS encoding GMC oxidoreductase has product MTTTLTRRQILGAAALQAAAALGITRIGLSTATAATPAAAADYTPALVIGSGYGAAVAALRLGAAGVQTLVLEMGQLWNTPGSDGKIFNSVTAPDKRSTWFKTRTEAPLATFLWLDVINKDITPFPGVLDKVRYSDMSVYVGRGVGGGSLVNGGMAVTPSRAYFQEILPQVDADAMYGTYFPRANAMLGVNNISPTWFESTEWYQFARVARDQAVKTGLKTTFIPNVYDFAYMQREAAGTATKSALAQEVIYGNNYGKRSLDKTYLAAAVGTGNVTIQTLTRAKKIRRDTDGTYIVTVDRIDTAGAVVETREIGCGHLFLGAGSLGTTELLVRARDTGALPNLSSKVGAGWGNNGNIMLGRANYLWNPTGANQSTIPTLAIDDWSNTANPVFAEIAPMPAGTETWVSLYLAITKNAERGNFTYNAATDAAVLNWTRAQNQPSVTAAKTLFDRINSANSTIYRYDLFGDTRAFADDFCYHPLGGCVLGQATDNYGRASGYSGLYVTDGALIPGSTGVNPFVTITALAERNMAQVLAQDGLT; this is encoded by the coding sequence ATGACAACAACCTTGACGCGGCGCCAGATCTTAGGCGCCGCCGCCCTCCAGGCCGCAGCCGCCCTCGGCATCACCCGCATCGGTCTCTCCACCGCGACGGCCGCGACCCCCGCGGCCGCGGCCGACTACACCCCCGCCCTCGTCATCGGCTCCGGCTACGGGGCCGCCGTGGCCGCCCTGCGCCTCGGCGCGGCCGGCGTACAGACCCTGGTCCTGGAGATGGGACAGCTCTGGAACACCCCGGGCTCCGACGGCAAGATCTTCAACTCCGTGACCGCACCCGACAAGCGCTCGACGTGGTTCAAGACCCGCACCGAGGCACCGCTGGCCACCTTCCTGTGGCTCGACGTGATCAACAAGGACATCACGCCGTTCCCAGGCGTCCTGGACAAGGTCAGGTACTCCGACATGTCCGTGTACGTCGGCCGGGGCGTCGGCGGCGGCTCGCTGGTCAACGGCGGCATGGCCGTGACCCCCTCCCGCGCCTACTTCCAGGAGATCCTGCCGCAGGTCGATGCCGACGCGATGTACGGGACGTACTTCCCGCGCGCCAACGCAATGCTCGGCGTCAACAACATCTCGCCGACCTGGTTCGAGTCCACCGAGTGGTACCAGTTCGCCCGGGTCGCCCGGGACCAGGCGGTCAAGACCGGCCTCAAGACCACCTTCATCCCGAACGTGTACGACTTCGCCTACATGCAGCGTGAGGCGGCCGGCACGGCGACCAAGTCCGCCCTCGCGCAGGAGGTCATCTACGGCAACAACTACGGCAAGCGCAGCCTCGACAAGACCTACCTCGCCGCCGCTGTCGGCACCGGCAACGTCACCATCCAGACGCTCACCAGAGCGAAGAAGATCCGCCGGGACACCGACGGCACGTACATCGTCACCGTCGACCGGATCGACACCGCCGGGGCCGTCGTGGAGACCCGTGAGATCGGCTGCGGCCATCTCTTCCTCGGCGCGGGAAGCCTCGGCACGACCGAACTGCTGGTGCGGGCCCGCGACACCGGCGCGCTGCCCAACCTCAGTTCCAAGGTCGGCGCCGGGTGGGGCAACAACGGCAACATCATGCTCGGTCGCGCCAACTACCTGTGGAACCCGACCGGCGCCAACCAGTCCACGATCCCGACCCTGGCCATCGACGACTGGTCCAACACCGCCAACCCCGTCTTCGCCGAGATCGCCCCCATGCCGGCCGGCACCGAGACCTGGGTCAGCCTCTACCTCGCGATCACCAAGAACGCCGAGCGCGGCAACTTCACGTACAACGCCGCGACCGACGCCGCGGTGCTCAACTGGACCCGCGCCCAGAACCAGCCGTCCGTCACCGCCGCCAAGACCCTGTTCGACCGGATCAACTCGGCCAACAGCACCATCTACCGGTACGACCTCTTCGGAGACACCCGGGCCTTCGCCGACGACTTCTGCTACCACCCGCTGGGTGGCTGCGTCCTCGGCCAGGCCACGGACAACTACGGCCGGGCCTCCGGCTACTCAGGGCTGTACGTCACCGACGGAGCCCTGATCCCGGGCTCCACCGGCGTCAACCCGTTCGTCACCATCACGGCTCTCGCCGAACGCAACATGGCGCAGGTTCTGGCGCAGGACGGCCTGACCTGA